The genomic stretch GGGAGAAAGTTGAGGTCTTGGTGCAGGCAGAATTTCCAGCATTTTTGACATGATATGAGCGCGACCAGTTTTTGCTTGAGTGATCGCCTCACGCACGGTACTCATGGAGATGCTAGTAATCTTCATGTCCATTTGCAGAGCAGTGATACCAGTATCTGTACCAGCTACTTTGAAGTCCATGTCACCTAGAAAATCTTCGATACCTTGAATGTCAGTCAAGATACGAACTTCTTCACCTTCTTTGATTAAGCCCATCGCCACACCACTAACGGGTTTAGAGATAGGAACACCTGCATCCATCAAGGCAAGGGTTGACCCACAGACGGAACCCATTGAGGTTGATCCGTTGGAGGATAAGACTTCAGAAACTACACGCAGAATGTATGGGAATTCAGACTTTGATGGTAGTACAGGCAACAGGGCGCGTTCGGCTAAGGCTCCGTGACCAATTTCGCGACGACCGGGAGATCGCATTGGTCTTGCTTCACCCACTGAGTAAGGAGGGAAGTTGTAGTGGTGCATATAGCGTTTTTTCGCATCAGGATGCAAATCGTCCATTTCCTGAGCATCTCCGGGGGTGCCAAGGGTAGCGATCGATAACACCTGTGTCAAACCACGATTAAATAAGCCACTGCCATGCACACGAGGTAATACGCTTACTTCTGTCCAGATGGGGCGCACTTCATCGAGCTTACGTCCATCAATTCGCACGTTCTGCTCGATCACCTGCAAACGCATCAACTTTTTGGTGAGTTCCTTATAGATGGCACTCACCACTTTTTTGTCCGCAGCAAGCTTGATTGGATCTTCATCGGGCAATGCAGCGATCGCTTCTAACAGCTCAGCTTTGATCGCATCAAGGTTAGCATCACGGACATTACGATCCTTTTCACAGCTAGCAACTACTTCAGCAACTTTATCCTTGACGGTATCAGCAATAAAGTTTTCTAGAGTCGGATCAGTTTCAGGGGCTGTGAGGTCGGGAGGGGCAATTCCTAGCTCTTGGAGCAAATCAAGTTGTGCCTTGATCAGCTCTTGCACTGCTTCATAACCAAAGTCGATCGCCTCGATCATGTCGGCTTCAGGCAATTGATTAGCCCCAGCTTCCACCATGATGATCCCTTCGGCAGTACCAGCTACAACCAGATCCAGATCACCTGCTTCAACTTCAGCATAGGTGGGATTGATAATAAATTCATCACCGACTAGTCCCACTCTTACCCCTGCCATAGGTCCCATAAAGGGTAGTCCTGCAATTAGTGCCGCCAATGACGCACCAGTTACCGCTAAGACATCGGGGGGGACTTTTTCATCGATCGCCATGGTTGTAGCAACGATCTGGATATCATCACGCAACCAATTGGGGAATAAAGGACGCATGGGGCGATCGATCAACCGACAGATCAATGTTGCTTTTTCAGGCGGTCTACCTTCACGACGCAGGAATCCACCAGGAATACGTCCTGCAGCATATAAACGCTCTTCGTAATCTACAAGGAGGGGTACAAAATCTACACCTTCACGAGCAGGACCTCTGGTCGCTGTCACTAAAATTGCGGTTTCCCCACACTGGACTAATACTGAGCCACCAGCTTGAGGTGCAAACGTGCCAATTCTTAATTTAATTTCCCTGCCATAAAAAGGGATAATTTTTGTTACGGCATCCATCTATAATCTTCTTCCGTTTTGACTTTTTTCTCTTTATATATCTCGCAATGTTAGCACTGATGTAGTAAAGTCTGTCGCTTGCAGTCGAGAAAGTAGATAGCAACGCAAAGTACACCTATCTACTTTCTAGTAGCAGTTCTTACGCTGATATAGATAATGAAAAAACTGTAAACCAAGACAAATCTAGGTTTTACGATTTTCAAATTGTCTACGACAATTTGAAAATCGTGATCATGACTCGATAAATATTTATTAACGTTTGTCAGACTGCATCTGAATTAATAAACGTTTAATTAACATGATTGCCGTCTGCTTTATAGAACTTAATAATTGGCGAATTCCGCCAAAGCTTCCCATCATTTTCCAGATAAATACAACCCAATGCCAACCCTTAATGATTTCTCCCCAGAGAGTAATCTTTTCAGGGGTAATGACTTCTGCGTCAGGTTTAGCAGCTTTAGCTTCATCTGAAGTATTGAAGTTTGATTGCTGAGTCATAATTTTGCTCTCATTTACTTGATTGCTACAGAGATCTGTAATTTGTTGTGGTAGATATACCTATCACAACCACAGGTAATATTTCGACAAAATGTAGTCATTTTGTCCAGCCAGAAACCAACCCTCACTCAATAAGAGATCTTTCAGTAGTAATATTGCTCTTCGCAGAGTAAGAGACATGATCACTAGCAAGGGTTTGAAAGTCTAACAAGGCGACATTCTGAGATTGGGTAATAGCGCTTTCAAGCAAGCGAGGTACAGGGGGTTGTGTCCCCGTGACACAACCCTCTACTTTCCTAGATTGGTATACGCTATAAGTAGCATTATCTAAGTGTTCGCGGATCTCGTAAAGCTAGGTACGTCCCAAAACCAGGAAGGAGATGCGGCAACTCTTATTTTCTTGGTTTTACATCCAAAGTTGCCAACATGTTAAAAATTAAGAAAATTAAATCTTTGCAGCCTCTTAGTTATTAAAATGAAATAAAGAGAATAAAAATTTCTCAAATTCCAAATTTGTTGTCCGAATTGCAGTGTTAGGTAGGAATTATGTTTAAAACTGTTTTATTTCCTTTAAACAGAAGTCAAGAAACCCGCCAAGCTGTAGCCGTTGCGATCGATATAGTCCAGAAATATCACGCGCAACTATATATACTGTCGGTTACTGAGCATGATGCCAATGATAGCGATCGCACTTCATCCCAAGATTTGATTGAAGAAGTAAAGACTTATTTTGCAGAAGTCGGCATTTCCATCCAAACAAAGATAGCTGAGGGAAAAGCTGCTTTTGTAATTTGTGATTTTGCTGATGAAATTAACGCTGATTTAATTGTTATGGGTTCAAGGGGAGCGAGTTTGACCGAAGAGCATCCTGATGAAAATAGCGTCAGTCAAAAAGTGATCAATCTATCACCCTGTCCTGTTTTAGTTGTGCCATAAAATTTTGGGTAGTCCTAAAAAGGAAAGGATTTATTGTGGTAAGGATGGGCGGCGCTTCGCGCCGCCCATCCTTACCTATTTAGCACTACCAAATTTTGAAAGGGTTGCAAGCAACCCTTTCAAAATTTCAAGTTAATAGCGACTCAAAATTTGATGGATAGCTAATGCTGTCCACTCAACATCAGCTTCAGTCGTAGATTTACCGAGGGTGATGCGAATACTATTTCTTGCTGCTGACTCGGTATAGCCCATTTCTAATAGGATCTGACTTGGCTCGATCGCTCCACTACTACATGCCGAACCAGAACTAATCGCGATGCCTGCGTAATTTAGTTCGCGCACAAGGCGACGACCATCGAGATATTGATGATAAAAGCTGAGATGATGGGGTAATCTCTCTTTACTGCCTGTGGCAATGAGATCGGGAATATCATCGAGTAGAGCATAGAGGTGATCGCGTAATTTTTTGAGCCGTTGAGCTTCATTAACTAATTCTTTTTCAGCTAGCTCGGCGGCAAGACCAAGCCCTGCGATCGCCGCGACTGCTTGCGTACCAGATCGATAACCCCGTTCCTGCCCACCACCTAAATTGAGGGGAACTAGTGATTGCTTTTTAATAATTAGGGGATGAATATATAGCGCTCCGATTCCCTGAGTGCCATAAAACTTATGCGCTGAGAGGGATAACAAATCAACTGGTAAGGTCTGCATATTGAGATGCATCTTCCCAACTGCTTGGACTGCATCGGTATGGAAAAAGACGTTGGCATTACGACAAATTTGTCCTAGTTTCTCAATTGGTTGAATTGTGCCAACTTCATTTTGGGCGGTAATTACTGACACCATTACAGTGTTAGGACGTAGCGATCGCTCTAAATCCTGAGGAGATACCTTGCCTTCGCAATCGACTGGTAATCGTGTAATTTCCCAACCATGCTGCTCAAGATACTGAGCAGGTAAACGTATTGCCGAATGTTCAACTGAGGAGATGATCATGTGCTGTGGTGTTTGATATTGCCGTGCAATCCCCATCAAAGCCATGTTGTTCGACTCTGTACCACCTGACGTAAAAATTATGCCTTCAGGCTCGGCGTTCAGTAAACTTGCTACTTGCAAGCGGGCGCGTTCGATCACCATAGTTGAACGTTCACCCCACCAGTGGAGGCTAGAAGGATTGCCCCATTGAGATCGCATTACTTCTGTCATGAGGTCAATGACTTCTGGTCGCGCAGGGCTGGTAGCACCATGATCTAGATATATTTGCATAAATCAATTTTAGCGGTTTGTTGAGTACGCCTAAGCAACGGAGAAAGTAACAACAATATTTCTAAGAACCAGATTTTTTATAGCGAGGCAAAGCCTCGCTATAAAAAATCATTTCCTTCATGTTTGAGAAGTTCCCCCCTCTAACTCCCCTTTGGGGAGGATTTGAGTTTCCCCCCTTGTAAGGGGGGATAAAGGGGGGTAAAACAAGCTTCTATATAGGGTTCTATGTTTAGTAATTGTTATTCCAAAGAGGAGTGCGACGAACAAAGGCGAAGATACAAATCCCAACGCCAATACCTAGCCAGCCACATATCAGAGTTAGCAAAGGCAATGATTGATTTAATGTGACCAGAGTGGAGGTTTTGCTTATAGTTTGTGTAGCCAGAAAAGCGCTAATCAGTAAAATTGCTGTGCCGATTTCCCAAGGTTGCAACTGATTGTGGGGATAATTTGGGCGATCGCTTTGGAGACTATTAGTTGCAACTAATTTCAAAACAAATCTAGCGATCACAGGGCTAACGATGCAAACACCAAGCCAAGCAATCACACTACCGACCAGTTGGGTAGTAATCGGAAAAATTAGTAAAATCAAACTACCAATAATCGTAAAAGCGGTTCCTGCTAAGATGCCTGCTCCTTGTGGTAATAGCACATGGGCTAGACCTAAACTATCGCTCTCAGTTTCCTGTTTTGCTAGATGAAATTCTTCCCTTAGGGTTTGTCCTAGAGGATCATTTTCACTGGATTCTTCTTTGATTTGACCAGTTAACATTGTCATAGCTAAAGGCAGCGTAATCTCACTATTACCACCTGTTAGCTGCATCCAGCTCAATTCACCATTCGCTTCTTGTAATTTCACAACCGATAGGCGGGAAAAGGGACGTAAATCAATCACATATTCCGCCGCTACACCCCACAGACCGCTAAAGCTGAGATGCAAAATCTTTTCAGTCGATCGCAATTGTGCGTACCATGTAAAAAAACCCGTCAAGCCTGTCATTGTACAAACTATGGCTGCGATCGCCCGAACCCAGCTAGGGAAATCGAGCATTGTCCAAAAGAACAAACCTAATAGAATTAACACCAAACTATTAAATTGCCGTGGTTGCTGCGCTAATGAAGATGGACTAATCAAAACGGTTTGATCTGAATAGGTAACAACATTCAACGATTCAGCATTGGTGACTTCTAAAGCTTGCAGATTATTGGCAACTGCCAATTTTGACTTTGTAGATCGCAGCATCATGGCACTGGAGATACCCGTAAAAATTGCCGCAGGTAAAACCCACCAAATTGCCACAAAAGATTGCCCAACAGTTACAGAATAATTACTACTCGCTACCAGCAAAACTAACCAATAACTAGTAATCACAAGGCATTGACATTGGGAAAATTCATAGTCAGCATTTTGACGACATACCTCAACAACTGACTTAGCTGCATAGATCCCAACTAAAAATCCCGCTAGTAAAAGTAACCCTGCGATCGCTAAGAAGCTCGGCTCATTCGTCCGCACTAATTTGGAGATCGCCACTAACAGCATCAAAATTCCTGCAATACCAAAATTAGCAGAGATTGGATAAGTCGCCTGTCGCCAGCCCCAGCCAACTTTACCCGATACCAATTGTCGCTGTGAGTGAGAAGGCGAAACTTGCATAGGCGAGTAAATTGGTTGTTGATAGTTGGGATCGGTTATCGAGATAGGTTATTGGGGATTAGTTTTCCTTTTTACTGTCCCCTTTTTACTTAAAGGCTTCTACTTAAAAGTTTGTTTTACTTAAAAGCTGAATTGAAAGGCTGAATTGAAAGCTATACAGTGGCGATCGCTTCGTGACGGGCAAAGATCATCCGACCTGCGGAGGTTTGCAAAGCACTAGTGACAATCACAATGATTTGTTTACCGAGATACTCACGACCTTCTTCAATTACTACCATTGTGCCATCTTCAAGATAGCCGATACCTTGCGATGCTTCTTTCCCTTCCTTCAGCACCTTGATTTCTAGGGCATCTCCGGGCAGGTAAGTTGGGCGCAAAGCTTGGGCAAGATCATTAATGTTTAAAACTTCAACCTGTTGCAAATTGGCAACTTTGTTGAGGTTATAGTCATTGGTAATCAAGGTGCAACTGAGTTCTTGCGCGAGGCGTACTAACTTAGCATCAACAGTATGCAAATCTTCATAATCTGCTGAGTGAATCGTGATGCGATCGCTATATTGCTCACGCATATTATTGAGAATATCAAGTCCCCTTCTGCCCCTTACCCGTTTTTGATCGTTAGAGCTATCAGCGATCGTCTGTAATTCTTGGATCACAAAATGTGGAATTAATAACTGTCCCTCTAAAAATCCCGTTTCCATTAAAGTTTGAATACGTCCATCAATGACGGTGCTAGTATCCAAAACCTTGGCACTGGCAGTTCGCAGGGTTCCATCAGCCAGCAAGCTACTTTCTACATTATTGGGATTAATCAAACGCAACAAAGCACGTCCATGGGTATCAGAAAGCGTCATTCCCGAATAGGCAAAGATAATGCTCACCAAAATTGCGGTGAGAGGCTTAATAAATGTAAAGTCATCGGAAATCGGAATCAAAAATAATGGCGCTAGCATCAAGTTAGCAACCAATAGACCAAATACTAAGCCAACGGCTCTGCCCAAAATTGTCTCAATCGGCAAAGCTCGCACATTTGCCTCAATGCGGCGATAGGTATTTTGGACTACTAACCCTGCTACTAGCCCAACAAATGAGCCAACTCCAAGAGTTACCCAACGAAAATTTTGGACATTGATATTAGCCAGCGTATCCGATGGCAAGAAATCGATGCCATGGAAGCCAGTGCCTGCTCCCGCAAGAATGAATGTGAAGATGATAATAGCGTCAATCATAGGGCGGAACTCCGCTTAGACGAATAAATATAAGGGTATGAGATCAACAAATAATTTCTAGCCTATCGCTTTAATTGAGTTTTCGGTGATACTCTTCCAACTTTCTCAATCCTTTGCATACAATTCTACACAACTACTTCAAGGATTGTTTCAATCCTTGGCTATTTTGCTGGTTTAGGACAACCTTCGCTAGATTTTTGACCGTCAGGCATAATTGCGCCACAAAAGTTAGTCTCTGACATATAGGCTCCTGTCAGATCTGCCCCTGTGAGATCAGCACCTCTTAGATCAGCTTGATCTAAAATTGCGCCAATAAGATTCGCTTCTCGCAAATCAACAAGTTTGAGATCCGCAGAAAATAGATTGGCATTGCGTAAACTTGCACCTCTCAGGTTCGCAAAACTTAATTTCGCACGTACCAGATCGCAGCCATCACAGGATCGCGTTTGCAAAACTTGACGGATTTGATTGGGATCGGCAAAGGCTGATTCTGCATAGCTAAACGTCGCGATCGCCCCGATTAGTCCTGAAATTATCAAGCAGGAATTAATAAAAGGTTTCATAGTTGATCTCTTAGTTATCCAAGTAGGTTATCCAAGTAGCTGGGCGGAATTAAATATAAAATATAAAATCCTAAAACCTTTAGGGCACGCCCATTGTGCGCTAAAGGTTTTAGCTTTATTTTTTAATTATACCTAGCTACTCAGTTAGTTATTTCGGTCGTTTTTTAGATTAAGGATAATCCACGCAAAATACGGACAAAATGCCAGTGAGCATAGAGTTTTATGTAGATGTTTTGGGCGGAGCTACCTTGTATTAGATGATTTATATATTGCTCCAACAACATCCTAAGTGATGACTTTAGCAGGGTAATTTTGCAAATCACGATGGAATGCGATCGCAATCACAAGAGGTGATAGCTGACATCACTGGCAATCATTGTAAAAAGTTTGATGATGTTGTTATTGAGTTAATCGCTCATGGGTAAAGTTCACCCAGTCGATTGAGTTGATAGTAGGAAGTCGCAATCATAACTTCTGCTGGAAAATTCAATCATAGAAGTTGAGCTTTAGGATTTTGGTTTTGATTTATCAATTTCATTGAACGCAGTTAGAGAAAGTAGCATCGAGGCAGTTATGAAAAATACTTTTGTCGCCACATTATTAGCCATTTCGGGTTTCGCTATTTCAGGGCTTGCTCTTGCCACACCAGCCAATGCCCAAACAGCAATTATTGCTGCTCTCTATCAAAATCCCACCACTTCTCAAACCGAAGTACGTTACAACAGTACTGAGGCTAACTCAAATCAAATCATCGTTGCTGTCAATACTAGTCCTGAAGTACTCACAATTACGGAAAACCTCATGTTTGGCAATAGCTATGATCGCATCGTCACCATGAATCACGCAGAAAATTTAGCTTGTATGGTCAATGGCAAAGGTTCGACTGATGGCGCTGTAATGTGTGGTTTGATTGACCACGAATAACTAAGAAGGGACGTCAAGCGTCCCTTCTTAGTTATCTAGGCAATGTTAGCGTTATTTTTAATTTCATTGAGTTTTTGTAAACCAAACTGAGCACGTTTAATTTGTTTTTCGCATAATTCCTCAATATCGGTACGCCCAATTTCAATGCCATGTTGCGTATCCGTAGAACGATCAAAAAACACGATGCTATCTACCTGTTTCATACCTATTAAGCGAAACAGCATATCAATGACGTTATATTCGCCACATTCAAGATTTTCATCATTTAATTTCAAACGATCAATATTTGCAGGTGTGCGATCGCAATAGGCATAAATTGTAGTTTTCTCGATTTCAGGATTATCGTGATTGCTTAGAGGTGTCAGTAACCAACCACCCTCAATATCTTGAATTACGAAATAAATTGTATGTTTTAGATTTTGAGCAATTACCTTCAGTACTGAGGCAATTAAGCTCACAGCACTAGCAGTTTCCTCATCGGGCGTGCTTTGTACTAGTAAAGCGACTTGGCGATCGAGAATTTGATCTTTAGTTAGCATTATTGATCTTTAAATTGACATTGTGAGCAGATCTTTTGAGGGCAGGTTTAAGCGTATTGGTTTCTAGTGCCTCCAAAGTCTCAAAGATTGCCTCGCGCATCGTTACTTCTGTTTCACGGTTTAGCAAAAGCTGACAACAATCGGCGATCGCCCGTTCTTGAGCAGCAGGCAAAGGATTTGCTTGGATGTATTGAGTGATTTGTTTAATAGCAATCAATCGGGCAAGATCATCATTCACCGTCAGTTGAGTAACTAGCTGATCAAAGTTGTCCTGTTGACGCTGTAACCATTGGCTAAATGCTTGACGCGCTAACAGTGCGAAAACTCCTAAAGTGGCAATGAGCTGCAAAATACTAGCTGAAGCTAACCAATGATTTTCTTGAGTTGCCCAGAGTGTAAGTATGGTATAGGTCAAAAAAACTGTCACAGTGCCGCTAGCAACCGATAGAGGCAAATGGCGATAGGGACTTTGGAGGAATTTCTGGACTCGCCATAAAATCACATTCCAGTTCCAGTCCTGCACAACATAAATCGCGATCATTGCCACGATCCCTGCACTAGTAGCCGCAATTAACTGCCAATTCCACACTAGCAACAGCACCAAAAAAATCGCTAATAAAGCCCATACTGGCAATCCCTGCTCCCGTGAAAGTACACGAAAAAGCGATCGCAGCAATTGCTGAGATTGCGAAGTCGTTGTTGAAGTTGTTTCTTGCTCTTGAAAGCGAAAGTCTTTAACCACTGTTTATCCCTAAGGACTCTAATAGCTACTTTACAGGATTTTAATCCCAAAAATATAGAGTATATAGAGTGAGTACTTGCCACTCACCATTATCAACATTATTTTTTATTTGATGTAATTTCGACGAAAGCTTGCAAAATTTGCAATTCCAGAATCAAAAGCCTTGCTAAGCAAGGATTTTGATTCTGGAATTTAAGAGAGGGTTTGCGTAGCAGACCCTCTCTTAAAGCGAGTTTTAAATTATCCCGATCTCGATTTATTTAGCGGTCTTTTTATACATATTCTGAAGACTAAGTAGTCCCACACCGCCTGTAACTAGAAATACTCCAAATAACTGAATCGGGCTTAGTTTATCTCCCAAAACCGTGAATGCTAAAAACGTGGTAAATACAGGTCCACTAGCACTCACAATCGAAGCCTGAGCTGCACCCATTAACTTTGTACCAAAGCTGGTCAGTAAGTATCCGCCCAAAGTAGTTAAAGCGACTAGGAAGCACATGAACACCAATGAGCCATTTAGGGAAATTGATGACAAAGTAAAAGGTATAGTCCCAATACATAGGAGCAAGATGATTGCAAAATTGATCGATGTAAATGAAACAGGATTCAGTTGTTTGAAACAGGCCTGTGAGGTGATGATATATCCTGCAAAAGCGATACCTGAAATCATTGCAGCAATTACGCCCCATGTGTCAGGCTTATTCGCTCCGAAGATGTTGTAGGTTAGCATGATCCCCGCATAGATGATCCCAATCACAATCCAACGCTCTTTGCTGGGGCGCTCGCCTAACAACAACCAAGCCATTAATACCGTAACAGTTGGGAAAATGAAGAATAGGGTAACAGCAAGTCCGGGATTCAAAATGCCTAAAGCTACATAAATAAATGCAAAGGAGGCAAACTGTAATAAAGCGCTAAAGGCAACTCGACGAAATAGCGATCGCCGAGTGGGATGAAGTAATTGTTGGAAATCGCGAAATACATCTACTCGAAATATTACTTTGGCTACCATCCACATAATTGGTGTGGCAAATGCCATTCTTAGCAACAACAACATAAAAGAGTTGGGGACAGAAGCCTTAATCAATCCACCAAATTGAAAAAGCCCCAAAATATTTGAGTTTGAGAAAATTACCCTCACCAAAATATTTTGCAAGGATAAAACTACCGAAGCGCACAACACCAAAACAAATCCAAACCACCAATCATTAAGACGTTTGGTTGGTTGCGCTAGGCTGGGTTCAGGGACTGGCGATTCAAAAGATTGAGTAGGATCGTCTGTATAGGGGCGCGTGTCATTGGGGTTATATTGCCGAAATTGACTACTGCTGTTATTAAATGTCGGAACCTGAATTTGACTGTAATTGCCATTGCCATTAGATCGGACAGGTTCTGTGCTGTTTACATTAGTACCCATCGCCCCCGCAAAGCCAGATGTCCCTGTAAAGTTAACTGGTGGATTTCCCCCTACATTTCCTCCATAGCGATCGGCTGAAGATCGTCGTAAATATTCATCAATTCTTTCTACAAGGGCAGACAGCATCAGTTCGCCCTGTTGCCTCTGGGTATACATTCTCTGCATTTGATCATCGAGATCACGCTGATAGGTATCTACATCTCGTTGCAAAGACTGAAATGTAGTGCGGATAGCACTATCAAGGTTGAGCATTAGCTGCTCGAAGTTTTGCGAATGATCGCTAAGAACTTGGGAATTAGTAACAACCACATCATTTTTAAGGTGATAGGTGATCGCTTGAGCAAGTTGCTCAATCCATTGCTGACGCTGGATTTCCTGTTGATTCATCCCCTGTTGTGCAACGGTTAACACTTCTAGCTCTTTACGTTGAGACTGGAGACGATGAATGTCATCGGTAAGAGCATTTTTTTGGGCTTGTAAAATTAAAATCTCACGACTGAGCTTGCCCAAGATATTTGCCCGCAGATCTGACAAGTCCTTGGTGACACCCGCAAGGGTCTGCTCGTAAGAACTACTACGAATATTATTGTTCTCCATTTAAGAAATCACCTCGTAACAATGCCATCTGAAATAACGCTAGGGACTATGGTTGGCACTAATTTTTTAATTGGCTTAACTTGGTTGCGTCTAGTTTGCGAACTTTATAACACTAATTTGAGCATCTGGCATATTTTGTTTTGTTTGTTGTTCGTGAAAGTAGATACCAGACTTAGGGAATTAGCAAATCGCTAACAGCCATATAGCAATCCTAAATGGGTTGTAGAAGCGCACCCCTTCGGGGTGCGCTTCTACAACCCTCAAAAATCCACAAATGATCTAGGACTGCTATATCCATATATTTGGAGTCTAGGGTTCAGCGATTTAATAAGGAATAGATTTTTTATGGCGCGACGAAACTATGCCACAAAAAATCTATTCCTTATTTTCCTGCGAGTCCCTCAGCTCTTTTTTGGCTGACTATTGCCGTTGTTGGTAGTCCTAAAAAAGGAAAGGATTTATATGGTAAGGATGGGCGGCGCGAAGCGCCGCCCATCCTTACCTATTTTTAGCACTACTACCGTTGTCAATGGGGTTTTATAGGCTTTGGCGATAATGTAAACTTATTTTAACTAAACACTTATTAGTCCTCATCACTGAATCCTGCTGTAACCAAAGCCAATGCAACCAACTGATCCGAAAAAATTTACTGAAAAAGCATGGGAAGCGATTGTTAAATCGCAAGAGGTCGCGAGACGATCGCAACATCAGCAACTCGAAGTTGAGCATTTAGTAATGGCACTCTTGGAGCAGGAAGAGGGCTTGACAACGAATATATTCACTGCGATGGCAGTGCCAATGGCAAGGGCGCGGCGACAGGTCGAGGAGTTTTTGCGCCGACAGCCGCGTGTGGCAAGTCCAGAACAGTTGTACTTAGGACGTAGCTTAGAGGTGTGGCTCGATCGCGCTGAGGAAAGTCGAAAGAGCTTTGGTGATGACTTCATGGCGATCGAGCATATGCTAATCGGATTGGCGGATGACGATCGCCTCGGTAAGCGTTTATATCGCGATTTGAGTATCGATCGCAAAAAATTAGAAGAAACGATTAAAGCGGTTCGCGGTAGTCAGACAATTACAGATCAAAATCCTGAAGCTAAGTATGCAGCTTTAGAGAAATATGGACGAGATCTGACTGAACAAGCGAAAGAAGGCAAGCTTGACCCTGTGATTGGTCGTGATGATGAAATTCGGCGAGTCATGCAGGTGCTATCTAGACGTACAAAAAACAATCCTGTATTAATTGGCGAACCGGGGGTAGGGAAAACAGCGATCGCCGAAGGATTAGCCCAACGCATTATTCGAGGTGATGTTCCTGAATCCCTCAAAGACCGTACAATTATCAGCCTTGATATGGGTTCTCTAATTGCAGGAGCCAAATATCGTGGTGAGTTTGAGGATCGCCTGAAGGCAGTCCTTAAAGAAGTTCTCAATTCCGATGGCAAAATTGTGCTGTTTATTGATGAGTTACATACGGTTGTGGGGGCGGGAGCCACGCAACAGGGGGCAATGGATGCAGGGAACTTGCTTAAACCAATGTTAGCGCGAGGGGAATTACGTTGTATTGGTGCGACCACCTTGGACGAATATCGCCAGTATATTGAGAAAGATGCAGCTTTAGAACGACGCTTTCAACAAGTTGTTGTCGATCAGCCCACAGTAGAAGATACGATCTCAATTTTGCGCGGACTCAAAGAACGCTATGAAGTTCATCATGGGGTGAGTATTTCTGATTCGGCACTCGT from Pseudanabaena sp. Chao 1811 encodes the following:
- the pnp gene encoding polyribonucleotide nucleotidyltransferase; the protein is MDAVTKIIPFYGREIKLRIGTFAPQAGGSVLVQCGETAILVTATRGPAREGVDFVPLLVDYEERLYAAGRIPGGFLRREGRPPEKATLICRLIDRPMRPLFPNWLRDDIQIVATTMAIDEKVPPDVLAVTGASLAALIAGLPFMGPMAGVRVGLVGDEFIINPTYAEVEAGDLDLVVAGTAEGIIMVEAGANQLPEADMIEAIDFGYEAVQELIKAQLDLLQELGIAPPDLTAPETDPTLENFIADTVKDKVAEVVASCEKDRNVRDANLDAIKAELLEAIAALPDEDPIKLAADKKVVSAIYKELTKKLMRLQVIEQNVRIDGRKLDEVRPIWTEVSVLPRVHGSGLFNRGLTQVLSIATLGTPGDAQEMDDLHPDAKKRYMHHYNFPPYSVGEARPMRSPGRREIGHGALAERALLPVLPSKSEFPYILRVVSEVLSSNGSTSMGSVCGSTLALMDAGVPISKPVSGVAMGLIKEGEEVRILTDIQGIEDFLGDMDFKVAGTDTGITALQMDMKITSISMSTVREAITQAKTGRAHIMSKMLEILPAPRPQLSPYAPRLLTIRIDPEQIGMIIGPGGKNIKGITEETGAKIDIEDDGTVMISSMSGEGALKAKRIIENMTRRVGSGDVYLGKVTRIIPIGAFVEFLPGKEGMVHISQLAEGRVGKVEDEVAVGDEVLIKIREVDSRGRFNLTRLGIHPDEAAAARAAAATNA
- a CDS encoding universal stress protein; the protein is MFKTVLFPLNRSQETRQAVAVAIDIVQKYHAQLYILSVTEHDANDSDRTSSQDLIEEVKTYFAEVGISIQTKIAEGKAAFVICDFADEINADLIVMGSRGASLTEEHPDENSVSQKVINLSPCPVLVVP
- a CDS encoding cysteine desulfurase family protein; the protein is MQIYLDHGATSPARPEVIDLMTEVMRSQWGNPSSLHWWGERSTMVIERARLQVASLLNAEPEGIIFTSGGTESNNMALMGIARQYQTPQHMIISSVEHSAIRLPAQYLEQHGWEITRLPVDCEGKVSPQDLERSLRPNTVMVSVITAQNEVGTIQPIEKLGQICRNANVFFHTDAVQAVGKMHLNMQTLPVDLLSLSAHKFYGTQGIGALYIHPLIIKKQSLVPLNLGGGQERGYRSGTQAVAAIAGLGLAAELAEKELVNEAQRLKKLRDHLYALLDDIPDLIATGSKERLPHHLSFYHQYLDGRRLVRELNYAGIAISSGSACSSGAIEPSQILLEMGYTESAARNSIRITLGKSTTEADVEWTALAIHQILSRY
- a CDS encoding PIN/TRAM domain-containing protein, whose amino-acid sequence is MIDAIIIFTFILAGAGTGFHGIDFLPSDTLANINVQNFRWVTLGVGSFVGLVAGLVVQNTYRRIEANVRALPIETILGRAVGLVFGLLVANLMLAPLFLIPISDDFTFIKPLTAILVSIIFAYSGMTLSDTHGRALLRLINPNNVESSLLADGTLRTASAKVLDTSTVIDGRIQTLMETGFLEGQLLIPHFVIQELQTIADSSNDQKRVRGRRGLDILNNMREQYSDRITIHSADYEDLHTVDAKLVRLAQELSCTLITNDYNLNKVANLQQVEVLNINDLAQALRPTYLPGDALEIKVLKEGKEASQGIGYLEDGTMVVIEEGREYLGKQIIVIVTSALQTSAGRMIFARHEAIATV
- a CDS encoding pentapeptide repeat-containing protein, which gives rise to MKPFINSCLIISGLIGAIATFSYAESAFADPNQIRQVLQTRSCDGCDLVRAKLSFANLRGASLRNANLFSADLKLVDLREANLIGAILDQADLRGADLTGADLTGAYMSETNFCGAIMPDGQKSSEGCPKPAK